A window of the Archocentrus centrarchus isolate MPI-CPG fArcCen1 chromosome 9, fArcCen1, whole genome shotgun sequence genome harbors these coding sequences:
- the rab11fip1a gene encoding rab11 family-interacting protein 1 isoform X1: MSLGDQSQQWYPTSVQVTVHQARNLRVKGKNGTNDSYTIIQVAKDKFSTSVAEKSIDPVWKEEASFDLPLFHPGNAERCTLYIIVMHRAQVGLDKFLGQAVINLLEHYDNKSRKKTEWFKLVDKTGKEDKARGEVLLDIQFMRNNMSASMFDLSMQDKPRSRISKLKDKVRGKKKDGFSDSASAIVPSVSRVLTDSEGEADAQSLSQSPEAKKKSKLKTLFAPKSNLQRNMSQSMSTLGTLPEKNSSLSGSRSSGLNVDSPDVKKKFKFLGHKRTGSSDSKVSLGPFSLLGRSKQSNSDLNNLCINGSHVYAEETEPKSGSTLSLNSSGQGSVEDVHKHTSDFSADPFKSVSVPSSKHESTDFSSSRDSTDRASQEQQHHQEEERRQAEERRIAEAKRMEEEVKHKAQLKRLQEEEERRQQEEQERKKRFQEDEARRKKQMEEEARRKQEEQRKVMEAAENQRLEEERHRAEEQKRQEEASMSDRLSSLFGMIRKKEEKKEEVQQQAKEEQLPTPATSLDAPDPKQPVSHRSTNPFEDIPLSSDVSLSSNTISDDHQISSSKPQPSSAMVFLNRTAKVSAVKPRLAQSLEPEPADFQNPSQLCPSPANSESTLPSVPSGSPDTFSSLHSSLTPRNKSQIPSGSPRGNTENLSPVGSERSSPTMGDQKRRVLLPPSYGTQTKGNLAPVREIQNPAYEEPEEPQPGKKSIPLPDYETLFPQRRHGVQGQTKWDHIIAEVNQKHRDASPVLMGPEVSVDNPVEYKPSPRSSVSQESPTMRHSQTRPQETKPVSTKKAPAPTPPKQAASPLSHSATDFSQKKSLSVSQQSPVTPSKPAAPASVRTDTSSRGTSGDGARKALQPSPAPAPAPRTPSPMDKIPSGDQRKAQATVHKEAPTAKPRQRSSANEPTKEQQPVSSNISAVSNSSVSAMDKNIKNFVELDPFPSTDLPLRDPWAQQKQNKEDSLFTLNARKEPTSQDQRITEDDFDQIFSQKLSDPFASFNGSDSSKQNESRKMDDESKLDSPAFQRKNSQRGKKSPPSTAPSQQIPPTANQSFRDDPLQPHTDFKTQSSFSEGEDLFGAKNFFETLQPLQVVLEEPESLSGGKEPLRAWVSPSDVQHVSTQNSNGSGLAINSRRPHPVKPMSTSESQSTHARDKEIKVRDSTPGKIKMIDSMGSGPYTQLTQEELITMVVKQQADLTKKDAKIVELEEYIDNLLVRVIEEKPSILQSLNAEKPV; this comes from the exons ATGTCTCTGGGCGACCAGAGCCAGCAGTGGTATCCTACGAGTGTCCAGGTAACGGTGCACCAGGCTCGGAACCTGCGTGTCAAGGGCAAGAATGGCACCAACGACTCTTACACCATCATCCAGGTGGCCAAAGACAAGTTTTCTACCTCCGTGGCTGAGAAAAGTATCGATCCGGTGTGGAAAGAAGAGGCTTCGTTCGACCTGCCGCTCTTCCACCCGGGAAACGCTGAGCGCTGTACGCTGTATATCATAGTAATGCACCGTGCCCAAGTGGGGCTGGACAAGTTCTTGGGCCAAGCTGTGATAAACCTGCTGGAGCATTATGACAACAAGTCTCGCAAAAAGACAGA ATGGTTCAAGCTGGTGGACAAGACCGGAAAAGAGGACAAGGCACGAGGGGAGGTGCTGCTGGATATCCAGTTTATGAGAAACAACATGTCAGCTAGCATGTTTGACCTTTCCATGCAGGACAAACCACGCTCCCGCATCTCCAAGCTGAAGGACAAAGTCCGTGGAAAGAAAAAGGACGGCTTCTCCGACTCGGCATCAGCAATTGTACCCTCTGTCAGCCGGGTCCTCACAGACAGTGAGGGCGAGGCTGATGCGCAGTCACTCAGCCAATCTCCAGaagcaaaaaagaaatctaAGCTCAAAACCCTCTTTGCCCCCAAATCAAACTTGCAGCGTAACATGTCACAGTCCATGTCCACACTGGGGACTCTGCCTGAGAAGAATTCATCTCTGAGTGGCAGCCGCTCATCTGGCCTCAATGTAGACTCTCCTGATG TTAAGAAGAAATTCAAATTCCTGGGACACAAACGAACCGGCAGCTCTGACAGCAAGGTGTCTTTGGGTCCTTTCTCCTTGCTTGGCCGCTCTAAGCAGAGCAACAGTGACCTGAATAACTTGTGCATCAATGGCAGCCATGTGTATGCAGAGGAAACAGAACCCAAGAGTGGATCTACACTCAGTCTGAACAGTTCAGGCCAAGGCTCTGTTGAGGATGTCCACAAACACACTTCTGATTTCTCTGCAGATCCCTTCAAAAGTGTATCTGTCCCGTCCTCTAAGCATGAGTCCACAgatttttcaagctccagagactccaCAGATAGAGCTTCACAAGAACAACAGCACCATCAAGAGGAGGAAAGAAGGCAAGCAGAAGAAAGGCGCATAGCAGAAGCAAAGAGGATGGAGGAAGAGGTGAAACACAAGGCACAGCTTAAGAGGctgcaggaagaagaggaacGTAGACAGCAAGAGgaacaggagagaaaaaagcGCTTCCAAGAGGATGAAgccagaaggaagaaacagatggAAGAGGAAGCGAGGAGAAAGCAAGAAGAGCAACGCAAAGTAatggaagcagcagaaaatcaGCGGCTTGAGGAGGAGCGTCACCGAGCAGAGGAGCAGAAGCGTCAGGAGGAGGCGTCCATGAGTGATAGGCTGTCATCCCTGTTTGGAATGATCagaaagaaggaggagaaaaaggaagAGGTCCAGCAACAAGCTAAAGAGGAACAGCTTCCGACTCCAGCAACTAGTTTGGATGCACCAGATCCAAAGCAACCCGTCTCCCATCGTTCCACCAACCCGTTTGAGGACATTCCCCTCAGCTCAGATGTTTCTCTAAGCAGCAATACAATCTCAGATGATCATCAGATATCCAGCAGCAAGCCACAACCCTCCTCTGCCATGGTCTTCCTCAACCGCACTGCAAAAGTGTCTGCAGTCAAACCCAG ATTGGCTCAATCTTTGGAGCCTGAACCTGCTGATTTCCAAAACCCCAGTCAGCTGTGTCCTTCCCCAGCCAACTCTGAGTCCACCCTCCCCAGTGTCCCATCTGGGTCCCCCGATACTTTCTCCAGCCTCCACTCATCTTTAACTCCGAGAAATAAGAGTCAAATCCCATCTGGTTCTCCTCGTGGCAACACAGAGAATTTGTCGCCTGTGGGATCTGAGCGATCTTCACCCACCATGGGAGATCAGAAGAGAAGGGTTCTCCTGCCACCCTCATATGGGACCCAAACCAAAGGAAATCTTGCTCCTGTCAGAGAGATTCAGAATCCTGCTTAtgaagaaccagaagaaccacAGCCAGGCAAGAAATCTATACCACTTCCTGATTATGAAACCCTCTTTCCTCAGAGGAGACATGGAGTCCAAGGACAGACTAAATGGGATCATATAATTGCTGAGGTCAATCAGAAGCACAGGGATGCTTCACCTGTACTCATGGGTCCAGAGGTGAGTGTGGATAATCCAGTGGAGTACAAACCAAGTCCTAGGTCTTCTGTATCACAGGAGAGCCCTACCATGAGGCATTCCCAAACAAGACCTCAGGAGACCAAACCTGTGTCAACAAAAAAAGCACCAGCCCCAACTCCTCCTAAACAAGCAGCATCTCCACTTTCTCACTCAGCAACAGATTTCAGTCAGAAAAAAAGCCTCAGTGTTTCTCAACAATCTCCAGTGACCCCTAGTAAACCTGCAGCCCCAGCATCTGTAAGAACTGACACCTCAAGCAGAGGGACATCCGGAGATGGTGCGAGAAAGGCGTTGCAACCTTCACCCGCACCCGCACCTGCACCCAGAACACCAAGCCCAATGGATAAAATTCCTTCAGGTGATCAAAGGAAAGCGCAAGCCACCGTGCATAAAGAAGCACCCACAGCTAAACCCAGACAAAGGTCAAGTGCCAACGAGCCAACAAAGGAACAACAACCTGTGAGCAGTAACATTTCAGCAGTATCTAATTCAAGTGTGAGCGCCATggacaaaaatataaagaacttTGTAGAGCTGGACCCATTCCCCAGTACTGATCTCCCTTTGAGAGATCCATGGGCACAGCAGAAGCAGAACAAAGAAGATTCACTTTTTACTCTCAATGCACGGAAAGAGCCGACATCTCAAGATCAAAGAATAACGGAAGAtgattttgatcaaattttcagtCAAAAACTATCAGATCCCTTTGCTAGTTTTAATGGCAGTGATTCAAGCAAACAGAACGAGTCAAGGAAAATGGATGATGAGTCAAAACTAGACAGTCCTGCTTTTCAAAGGAAGAATTCacaaagaggaaagaagagTCCCCCATCCACAGCACCCTCGCAACAAATACCACccacagccaatcagagttTCAGAGATGACCCGCTGCAGCCTCACACCGATTTTAAAACACAGAGCAGTTTCAGTGAAGGAGAGGATCTTTTTGGAGCCAAAAACTTTTTTGAAACCTTACAGCCTCTTCAAGTAGTTCTGGAGGAACCAGAAAGCTTGTCTGGGGGAAAGGAACCTTTGCGAGCATGGGTCTCACCCTCTGATGTTCAGCATGTCAGTACTCAGAATAGCAATGGAAGCGGGCTAGCCATAAATTCACGCAG gcctCATCCCGTGAAGCCTATGAGCACATCAGAGAGCCAGAGCACCCATGCTAGAGATAAAGAGATAAAGGTCCGGGACAGCACACCAGGGAAGATAAAG ATGATAGACTCAATGGGAAGTGGACCTTATACTCAGCTGACTCAGGAGGAGCTGATCACAATGGTAGTGAAGCAGCAGGCTGACCTTACCAAGAAGGACGCCAAGATTGTTGAGCTCGAGGAATACATAGACAACCTGCTGGTCCGCGTCATTGAGGAGAAACCCAGCATCCTGCAGTCCCTCAATGCTGAAAAGCCAGTGTAA
- the rab11fip1a gene encoding rab11 family-interacting protein 2 isoform X2, with translation MSLGDQSQQWYPTSVQVTVHQARNLRVKGKNGTNDSYTIIQVAKDKFSTSVAEKSIDPVWKEEASFDLPLFHPGNAERCTLYIIVMHRAQVGLDKFLGQAVINLLEHYDNKSRKKTEWFKLVDKTGKEDKARGEVLLDIQFMRNNMSASMFDLSMQDKPRSRISKLKDKVRGKKKDGFSDSASAIVPSVSRVLTDSEGEADAQSLSQSPEAKKKSKLKTLFAPKSNLQRNMSQSMSTLGTLPEKNSSLSGSRSSGLNVDSPDVKKKFKFLGHKRTGSSDSKVSLGPFSLLGRSKQSNSDLNNLCINGSHVYAEETEPKSGSTLSLNSSGQGSVEDVHKHTSDFSADPFKSVSVPSSKHESTDFSSSRDSTDRASQEQQHHQEEERRQAEERRIAEAKRMEEEVKHKAQLKRLQEEEERRQQEEQERKKRFQEDEARRKKQMEEEARRKQEEQRKVMEAAENQRLEEERHRAEEQKRQEEASMSDRLSSLFGMIRKKEEKKEEVQQQAKEEQLPTPATSLDAPDPKQPVSHRSTNPFEDIPLSSDVSLSSNTISDDHQISSSKPQPSSAMVFLNRTAKVSAVKPRPHPVKPMSTSESQSTHARDKEIKVRDSTPGKIKMIDSMGSGPYTQLTQEELITMVVKQQADLTKKDAKIVELEEYIDNLLVRVIEEKPSILQSLNAEKPV, from the exons ATGTCTCTGGGCGACCAGAGCCAGCAGTGGTATCCTACGAGTGTCCAGGTAACGGTGCACCAGGCTCGGAACCTGCGTGTCAAGGGCAAGAATGGCACCAACGACTCTTACACCATCATCCAGGTGGCCAAAGACAAGTTTTCTACCTCCGTGGCTGAGAAAAGTATCGATCCGGTGTGGAAAGAAGAGGCTTCGTTCGACCTGCCGCTCTTCCACCCGGGAAACGCTGAGCGCTGTACGCTGTATATCATAGTAATGCACCGTGCCCAAGTGGGGCTGGACAAGTTCTTGGGCCAAGCTGTGATAAACCTGCTGGAGCATTATGACAACAAGTCTCGCAAAAAGACAGA ATGGTTCAAGCTGGTGGACAAGACCGGAAAAGAGGACAAGGCACGAGGGGAGGTGCTGCTGGATATCCAGTTTATGAGAAACAACATGTCAGCTAGCATGTTTGACCTTTCCATGCAGGACAAACCACGCTCCCGCATCTCCAAGCTGAAGGACAAAGTCCGTGGAAAGAAAAAGGACGGCTTCTCCGACTCGGCATCAGCAATTGTACCCTCTGTCAGCCGGGTCCTCACAGACAGTGAGGGCGAGGCTGATGCGCAGTCACTCAGCCAATCTCCAGaagcaaaaaagaaatctaAGCTCAAAACCCTCTTTGCCCCCAAATCAAACTTGCAGCGTAACATGTCACAGTCCATGTCCACACTGGGGACTCTGCCTGAGAAGAATTCATCTCTGAGTGGCAGCCGCTCATCTGGCCTCAATGTAGACTCTCCTGATG TTAAGAAGAAATTCAAATTCCTGGGACACAAACGAACCGGCAGCTCTGACAGCAAGGTGTCTTTGGGTCCTTTCTCCTTGCTTGGCCGCTCTAAGCAGAGCAACAGTGACCTGAATAACTTGTGCATCAATGGCAGCCATGTGTATGCAGAGGAAACAGAACCCAAGAGTGGATCTACACTCAGTCTGAACAGTTCAGGCCAAGGCTCTGTTGAGGATGTCCACAAACACACTTCTGATTTCTCTGCAGATCCCTTCAAAAGTGTATCTGTCCCGTCCTCTAAGCATGAGTCCACAgatttttcaagctccagagactccaCAGATAGAGCTTCACAAGAACAACAGCACCATCAAGAGGAGGAAAGAAGGCAAGCAGAAGAAAGGCGCATAGCAGAAGCAAAGAGGATGGAGGAAGAGGTGAAACACAAGGCACAGCTTAAGAGGctgcaggaagaagaggaacGTAGACAGCAAGAGgaacaggagagaaaaaagcGCTTCCAAGAGGATGAAgccagaaggaagaaacagatggAAGAGGAAGCGAGGAGAAAGCAAGAAGAGCAACGCAAAGTAatggaagcagcagaaaatcaGCGGCTTGAGGAGGAGCGTCACCGAGCAGAGGAGCAGAAGCGTCAGGAGGAGGCGTCCATGAGTGATAGGCTGTCATCCCTGTTTGGAATGATCagaaagaaggaggagaaaaaggaagAGGTCCAGCAACAAGCTAAAGAGGAACAGCTTCCGACTCCAGCAACTAGTTTGGATGCACCAGATCCAAAGCAACCCGTCTCCCATCGTTCCACCAACCCGTTTGAGGACATTCCCCTCAGCTCAGATGTTTCTCTAAGCAGCAATACAATCTCAGATGATCATCAGATATCCAGCAGCAAGCCACAACCCTCCTCTGCCATGGTCTTCCTCAACCGCACTGCAAAAGTGTCTGCAGTCAAACCCAG gcctCATCCCGTGAAGCCTATGAGCACATCAGAGAGCCAGAGCACCCATGCTAGAGATAAAGAGATAAAGGTCCGGGACAGCACACCAGGGAAGATAAAG ATGATAGACTCAATGGGAAGTGGACCTTATACTCAGCTGACTCAGGAGGAGCTGATCACAATGGTAGTGAAGCAGCAGGCTGACCTTACCAAGAAGGACGCCAAGATTGTTGAGCTCGAGGAATACATAGACAACCTGCTGGTCCGCGTCATTGAGGAGAAACCCAGCATCCTGCAGTCCCTCAATGCTGAAAAGCCAGTGTAA
- the prlhr2a gene encoding prolactin releasing hormone receptor 2a: METSGSGWAAELTPPCVTQAVNGNDSGQVFEVALQNSSSKRSPQFVGVELLQSFKLLIIPCYTLVALVGVFGNYLLLYVICRTRKMHNVTNFFIGNLAFSDMLMCATCVPFTLAYAFNPHGWVFGRFMCYLVYLIQPVTVYVSVFTLTAIGVDRYYATVHPLKKRISVLACTYLLSGIWLLSCCLVAPAVAHTYHVEFKNEGFIICEEFWMGQERERLAYAYSTLFITYVLPLSALCISYLCISVKLRNCVIPGHHTESQAEAQRMRKRKTFRLVSLVVAAFGICWMPISVFNVLRDIDIDLIDKQYFLLIQLLCHLCAMSSSCCNPFLYAWLHDRFRAELRKMFTCRRRIGISANNCATASVVL, encoded by the exons ATGGAGACTTCTGGCAGTGGGTGGGCAGCTGAGCTCACTCCCCCATGTGTGACACAAGCTGTAAATGGGAATGACTCCGGTCAGGTGTTTGAGGTGGCGCTGCAGAACAGCTCCTCCaaacgcagcccccagtttgtAGGCGTGGAGTTGCTGCAGTCTTTCAAGCTGCTCATCATTCCCTGCTACACTCTTGTGGCTCTGGTGGGCGTCTTTGGCAACTACCTGCTTCTCTATGTCATCTGCCGCACTCGCAAGATGCACAACGTCACCAACTTTTTCATTGGAAACCTGGCTTTCTCTGACATGCTGATGTGTGCTACGTGTGTCCCCTTCACGCTGGCCTATGCCTTCAACCCACACGGTTGGGTCTTTGGTCGCTTCATGTGCTACCTGGTGTACCTCATACAGCCAGTGACGGTGTATGTGTCAGTGTTCACCCTCACTGCCATTGGTGTGGACAG ATATTATGCCACGGTGCACCCTTTGAAAAAGCGGATCTCAGTCTTGGCTTGCACCTACCTTCTATCTGGGATCTGGCTGCTGTCCTGTTGTCTGGTGGCCCCGGCCGTGGCTCACACCTATCATGTGGAATTTAAAAATGAAGGCTTCATCATCTGTGAGGAGTTCTGGATGGGTCAGGAAAGGGAACGGCTGGCCTACGCCTACAGCACTCTCTTCATCACCTATGTCCTGCCTCTGTCAGCCCTCTGCATCTCTTACCTGTGCATCTCTGTCAAACTGCGGAACTGTGTCATACCTGGCCACCACACAGAGAGCCAGGCAGAGGCTCAGCGCATGCGCAAGCGCAAGACCTTCCGTCTGGTGTCCCTGGTCGTGGCGGCGTTTGGCATCTGCTGGATGCCCATCAGTGTGTTTAATGTCCTGCGTGACATTGACATCGATCTGATTGACAAGCAGTACTTTCTCCTCATTCAGCTGCTTTGCCATCTGTGTGCAATGAGCTCATCCTGCTGCAACCCTTTCCTCTACgcctggctgcatgaccgcttTCGAGCTGAGCTTCGCAAAATGTTCACATGCCGCCGTCGCATTGGCATCTCAGCCAACAACTGCGCCACAGCCAGCGTGGTGTTGTGA